One Proteiniborus sp. DW1 genomic window carries:
- the rodA gene encoding rod shape-determining protein RodA, producing the protein MSNKRKGLWKRFDFTLFFTVIVLCIYGLVVLSSATAGEGSMGYLKTQGIAFILGLVSIMIIIFIDYDTFSKFYMPIYVISNILLVAVLVMGDKAKGAQSWLILGPVRFQPSEFVKIGIIISLAKFIEKNHEKLNQFFTLIKILIFAFIPVGLILMQPDFGTAIVFVFFIFVMLFVAGLDWKYILYATIAGIVSLPILWFSLDPYQKNRIFDFLDPTRDAMGSGYQVIQSEIAIGSGKVFGMGLYNGNYTQFGFLPEKHTDFIFSVIGEELGLIGGLLLIVLYFLLLFRLIKIARNSKDICGSVMVVGIAAMMLFHILENIGMTMRLMPVTGIPLPFISYGGTFMLSNMICIGLALSVGMKREGLSFSRDA; encoded by the coding sequence ATGTCGAACAAACGAAAAGGATTATGGAAAAGATTTGACTTCACACTCTTTTTTACTGTAATAGTATTGTGTATATATGGTCTAGTTGTACTTTCTAGTGCAACTGCAGGAGAAGGTAGTATGGGATATTTGAAAACCCAAGGAATTGCCTTTATCCTAGGACTAGTTTCCATAATGATAATAATCTTTATAGATTATGACACATTTAGCAAGTTCTATATGCCTATTTATGTTATATCTAATATATTGCTTGTAGCAGTTCTGGTTATGGGAGATAAAGCAAAAGGTGCTCAAAGCTGGCTTATATTAGGCCCTGTTCGCTTTCAACCTTCTGAATTCGTAAAGATAGGGATAATTATTTCGTTAGCAAAATTTATTGAAAAAAATCATGAAAAATTGAATCAATTTTTTACCCTTATTAAAATCCTTATATTTGCCTTTATACCAGTAGGATTGATCTTAATGCAGCCTGATTTTGGAACAGCTATTGTGTTTGTTTTCTTTATTTTCGTTATGTTGTTTGTAGCTGGTCTAGATTGGAAATATATACTTTATGCAACAATAGCAGGCATTGTAAGTCTTCCTATTTTGTGGTTTTCCTTAGATCCTTATCAAAAAAATAGAATCTTCGACTTTCTTGACCCAACTCGTGATGCTATGGGGTCAGGATATCAGGTTATCCAGTCTGAAATTGCCATAGGCTCTGGAAAAGTCTTTGGAATGGGACTCTATAATGGAAACTATACTCAATTTGGTTTCTTGCCTGAAAAGCATACTGATTTCATTTTTTCAGTTATTGGCGAGGAGCTTGGGTTAATAGGAGGATTATTGCTAATTGTTTTATATTTTCTTTTGCTATTTAGATTAATTAAAATAGCTAGAAACTCTAAGGACATATGTGGTTCTGTTATGGTTGTAGGTATTGCTGCCATGATGTTGTTCCATATACTAGAAAATATTGGTATGACTATGCGATTAATGCCTGTTACTGGTATACCTCTACCATTTATAAGCTACGGTGGTACATTTATGCTTTCGAATATGATTTGTATAGGCCTTGCTTTAAGTGTAGGTATGAAAAGAGAAGGGCTAAGTTTTTCAAGAGATGCTTAA
- the lepB gene encoding signal peptidase I: protein MKKNYFHSIIKVSRVLIILFSLAILIENYILGITIVSGESMMNTIEDNDRILVNKISYFFEKPLRGDVVIFNPPIEGREHELFIKRVIAVAGDYFEISDSTLYINGIAVYEEYINNNNSSNKEFKLLKGRVPEGHVFLLGDNRDNSNDSRVFGFVPIKSIKGKAITKLWPVGGFKSLAVSYEDKLNK from the coding sequence ATGAAAAAGAACTATTTTCATAGTATAATTAAAGTAAGCAGAGTATTGATAATATTATTTTCCTTGGCCATACTTATAGAAAACTATATATTGGGTATTACTATAGTGAGCGGGGAATCCATGATGAATACTATTGAAGATAATGATAGAATATTAGTAAATAAGATATCCTACTTTTTTGAAAAACCATTGAGAGGTGATGTAGTTATATTTAATCCTCCAATAGAAGGCAGAGAGCATGAGCTTTTTATTAAGAGAGTTATTGCAGTAGCTGGAGATTATTTTGAAATAAGTGACAGCACACTCTACATAAATGGTATAGCTGTTTATGAGGAATATATTAATAATAACAATTCTAGTAATAAGGAATTTAAGCTTTTAAAAGGAAGAGTTCCAGAAGGGCATGTTTTTCTATTAGGAGATAACAGAGATAATAGTAATGATAGTAGGGTATTCGGATTTGTACCAATTAAAAGTATTAAAGGTAAGGCAATAACAAAGCTCTGGCCCGTGGGCGGATTCAAGAGCCTAGCAGTAAGCTATGAAGACAAATTAAATAAGTGA
- a CDS encoding deoxyribonuclease IV — MHIGCHLSISQGFTKAGEVAVSIGANTFQFFTRNPRGGNAKALDTEDIEGLKRIMEDYDFGPILAHAPYTLNMASYKEDTWNFAKMAFKDDLQRLETIPCSLYNFHPGSHTGKGVEYGIERIATVLNGIITGNESTIILLEGMSGKGTEIGSTFEELRAIIDRVKHSELMGVCLDTCHLYSAGYDIVNDLDGVLESFDKIIGIDKLKAIHLNDSMTEFGSNKDRHAGIGEGTIGLEAIINIIKHPQLKDLPFFLETPYEPEGHKKEIETIKDVLKSC, encoded by the coding sequence ATGCACATAGGTTGTCATCTATCTATATCTCAAGGCTTCACAAAGGCTGGAGAAGTTGCTGTGAGTATAGGTGCTAATACATTTCAGTTTTTCACTAGAAATCCTAGAGGAGGAAATGCAAAAGCACTCGATACAGAAGATATAGAAGGGTTAAAAAGAATAATGGAAGATTATGATTTTGGACCGATTTTAGCTCATGCTCCTTATACACTAAATATGGCCTCCTATAAAGAGGATACATGGAATTTTGCAAAGATGGCATTCAAAGATGACTTACAAAGGCTGGAAACTATTCCTTGTTCATTATATAATTTTCACCCCGGAAGTCATACAGGGAAAGGGGTAGAATATGGCATAGAGAGAATTGCAACTGTGTTAAATGGAATAATCACTGGTAATGAAAGTACAATAATCTTATTAGAAGGTATGTCAGGAAAGGGGACTGAAATAGGCAGTACCTTTGAAGAGTTAAGAGCTATTATAGATAGGGTAAAACATTCTGAATTGATGGGAGTGTGCTTAGATACTTGTCATTTGTACTCAGCTGGCTATGATATTGTAAATGACTTAGATGGTGTTCTTGAAAGCTTTGATAAAATAATAGGTATAGATAAGCTAAAGGCAATACATTTAAATGATAGTATGACTGAGTTTGGGAGCAACAAAGACAGACATGCAGGAATAGGTGAAGGAACAATAGGACTAGAGGCTATAATAAACATTATAAAACATCCTCAACTTAAAGACTTGCCATTTTTCTTAGAGACTCCATATGAACCTGAGGGACATAAGAAAGAAATAGAAACTATAAAGGATGTACTGAAAAGCTGTTAG
- the glsA gene encoding glutaminase A, whose protein sequence is MKDLLDEIIEKNRYLINKGKVASYIPALGRANPDQIGVCIADMEGNIFAAGDYKQKFTIQSISKTISLMLAIMDNGAEEVFSKVGMEPTGDAFNSIIKLETILPSKPLNPMINAGAIAVASLIKGEDPESKFDRLLALFRKICHNEDLQVNEEVYLSEKSTGNRNRALAYFMKDVGVIHGEVEGILDIYFKQCSIEVDCIDIAKIGLFLANNGVVLETGERVVEEQVAKTIKTFMVTCGMYNASGEFAINVGIPAKSGVGGGIMAAVPRRMGIGVFSPALDEKGNSIAGYGVLKDLSKELDLSFF, encoded by the coding sequence TTGAAAGATTTATTAGATGAAATTATTGAAAAAAATAGGTATTTAATAAACAAAGGAAAAGTAGCTAGCTATATACCAGCATTAGGAAGGGCAAACCCTGACCAAATAGGAGTTTGCATAGCAGATATGGAGGGAAATATTTTTGCAGCAGGAGACTATAAGCAGAAATTTACAATACAGAGCATATCGAAGACCATATCCTTAATGCTGGCTATTATGGATAATGGAGCAGAGGAAGTCTTTAGCAAGGTAGGTATGGAACCAACTGGTGATGCTTTTAACTCCATTATTAAACTAGAGACAATTTTACCTTCTAAGCCACTAAACCCTATGATTAATGCTGGAGCTATTGCAGTGGCTTCATTAATAAAGGGAGAAGACCCTGAATCAAAATTTGATAGACTATTAGCTCTTTTTAGGAAGATATGTCATAATGAAGATCTACAAGTTAATGAAGAGGTTTATTTATCAGAAAAGTCAACTGGCAATAGAAATAGAGCTTTAGCATACTTTATGAAGGATGTAGGAGTTATTCATGGGGAAGTAGAAGGTATATTAGATATTTATTTTAAGCAATGCTCAATTGAAGTAGATTGTATAGACATAGCTAAAATAGGATTGTTCTTAGCAAATAATGGTGTAGTTCTAGAGACAGGAGAAAGGGTAGTAGAAGAACAGGTAGCTAAAACTATCAAAACCTTTATGGTAACCTGTGGAATGTATAATGCTTCTGGAGAATTTGCAATAAATGTAGGAATACCTGCTAAGAGTGGAGTTGGTGGGGGGATAATGGCAGCAGTTCCACGTAGAATGGGAATAGGAGTTTTTAGTCCTGCACTTGATGAGAAGGGAAATTCCATAGCAGGTTATGGAGTATTAAAAGATTTATCTAAGGAATTGGACTTGAGTTTCTTTTAG
- a CDS encoding aminotransferase class V-fold PLP-dependent enzyme, which produces MLFKNRLSIDNIRKNIVGIDKKVMLRNGKKTNYIYFDNAASTPTLVPVLEKVNEFLEWYSSIHRGTGYKSVISTRTYDDSRKIVADFLNADFKKNVVIYVKNSTEAINKLSYRLHLNKNDVVISSLMEHHSNDLPWRNKCKTLFVDVLEDGSLDLDDLEKKLTSNKGKVKLVAVTGCSNVTGYITDIHYIASLSHRYGAKILVDAAQLAPHRSINMSGKSSDDYLDFVVLSGHKIYAPFGIGVLVGPKSTFQSGEPEYTGGGTIISVSQSNIYYAGPPEREEAGSPNIVGAVALAEAIKAINEIGIDKIVEHEIKLTKYFLEKLTKIPEVKIYSNTKESLIPNMTSVISFDVVDFHHSLLACLLAYEGGIGVRNGCFCAHPYIHRLLNLSPSEIRKIQQDMIFGRLKNVPGLVRVSFGMYNTTQEIDVFINVLNYIIENKKSICDEYKYISSTGRYEPKSLPKNIYSEFTL; this is translated from the coding sequence ATGCTCTTTAAAAATAGACTTTCTATAGATAATATTAGAAAAAATATTGTTGGTATAGATAAAAAAGTAATGCTTAGAAATGGTAAAAAAACAAACTATATTTACTTTGACAATGCTGCTAGTACTCCAACCTTAGTACCTGTATTAGAGAAGGTAAATGAGTTTTTAGAATGGTACTCAAGTATTCATAGGGGAACTGGGTACAAGTCAGTAATATCCACACGTACATATGATGATTCTAGAAAAATCGTTGCAGACTTTTTAAACGCTGATTTTAAAAAAAATGTAGTCATATATGTAAAAAACTCTACTGAAGCTATAAATAAGTTATCTTATAGGCTACACTTAAACAAAAATGACGTAGTTATTAGTTCACTTATGGAGCATCATTCAAATGACTTGCCTTGGAGAAATAAGTGCAAAACCTTATTTGTAGATGTACTTGAAGATGGCAGTTTAGATTTAGATGACTTAGAAAAAAAATTAACTTCCAATAAAGGGAAAGTAAAGCTAGTAGCTGTTACTGGCTGTTCAAATGTCACCGGATATATAACTGACATACATTATATTGCATCTTTAAGCCATAGATATGGAGCAAAGATACTGGTAGATGCTGCTCAGCTTGCACCACATCGTAGTATAAATATGAGTGGTAAAAGTTCTGATGATTATTTAGATTTTGTTGTATTATCTGGCCATAAAATATATGCTCCTTTTGGAATTGGAGTTCTAGTAGGACCCAAATCAACTTTTCAAAGTGGAGAGCCTGAATATACAGGAGGAGGAACCATAATAAGCGTTTCTCAAAGCAATATTTATTACGCTGGTCCTCCTGAAAGAGAAGAGGCTGGCTCTCCTAATATAGTGGGAGCAGTTGCATTAGCTGAAGCTATTAAAGCTATAAACGAAATAGGAATAGATAAAATTGTAGAGCATGAAATAAAGCTTACTAAGTATTTTCTAGAAAAATTAACTAAGATACCAGAAGTTAAAATCTATTCAAACACTAAAGAATCCCTAATCCCCAATATGACAAGTGTTATATCCTTTGATGTAGTAGATTTTCATCATTCACTCCTAGCATGCTTACTTGCTTATGAAGGCGGTATAGGAGTAAGAAATGGCTGTTTTTGTGCTCACCCTTATATTCATAGACTACTAAATTTGTCACCTTCGGAGATTCGTAAAATACAACAAGATATGATATTTGGAAGACTTAAGAATGTTCCTGGTCTAGTGAGAGTAAGCTTTGGTATGTATAATACAACTCAAGAAATTGATGTATTTATAAACGTTTTAAATTATATTATAGAAAATAAAAAAAGTATTTGTGATGAATATAAGTATATTAGTTCCACAGGCAGATATGAACCAAAGAGTCTTCCTAAAAACATTTACTCCGAGTTTACGTTGTGA
- a CDS encoding NUDIX domain-containing protein — MSGNIMTNDTDEDALIYFENENVSEVEDLEEGSIFIFYNSNLVMIFDSKRKIWVIPSGKKEKNETMVECITRETFERTGAILEIVFLIGSYTVLEGITPVKKGIYFGKASRFEPRLEWCEADLVKLFDELPQEVEDKKMYEMVLDYIKLKNYLNTKKDN, encoded by the coding sequence ATGAGTGGAAATATAATGACTAATGACACTGATGAAGATGCTCTAATTTATTTTGAGAATGAGAATGTTTCAGAAGTTGAAGATTTAGAAGAAGGCAGTATTTTTATATTTTATAATTCTAACTTAGTTATGATATTTGATTCTAAAAGGAAGATATGGGTAATTCCATCAGGAAAAAAAGAAAAAAATGAAACTATGGTAGAATGCATAACTAGAGAAACTTTTGAAAGAACTGGTGCTATTTTAGAAATTGTTTTTTTAATAGGATCCTATACTGTCCTAGAAGGTATTACACCCGTAAAGAAAGGTATTTATTTTGGTAAGGCTAGTAGATTTGAACCAAGACTAGAATGGTGTGAAGCAGATTTAGTAAAATTATTTGATGAGCTTCCTCAAGAGGTAGAAGATAAAAAGATGTATGAAATGGTTTTAGATTATATTAAATTAAAAAATTATCTTAATACTAAAAAAGATAATTAA
- a CDS encoding DUF2892 domain-containing protein, with protein MKDKKNIGDIDATLRLSGGFTLLGTGIIKKSTLMIIAGSIMLAEGITRFSPLFYLLGFSTYDEDVSIKISKEFY; from the coding sequence TTGAAAGATAAAAAGAATATAGGTGATATTGATGCAACCCTTAGATTAAGCGGCGGATTTACCTTGTTAGGTACAGGTATAATAAAAAAATCAACTCTTATGATAATAGCTGGCTCCATAATGCTAGCAGAAGGAATAACAAGATTTAGTCCTTTATTTTACTTGTTAGGTTTCTCTACTTATGATGAAGATGTCAGCATAAAAATAAGCAAGGAATTCTACTAG
- the queG gene encoding tRNA epoxyqueuosine(34) reductase QueG: MDLKEYIINKSKKLGIDIIGFTKTEKLNDMAKFLRDREEKGYDTEFEEKDVVLRTNPLILMPDSRTIIAIGLSYNVEYKMISSKDIKWQGVLSKSSWGEDYHKVLRSKMEMLVKEISKVVDFKYTVCVDTSPLIDRQIAMRAGIGWYGKNCSIINDDFGSFIFLGYILTDLELEEDNRVEEKCGDCRLCIDACPGGAIEEGYIINTKRCISYLTQTKDRVPYDLREKMGVKIYGCDTCQQVCPKNQNIQKGNSEEFIPKTTNGVVNIEEIMTISNKEFKGKYGTMSGAWRGKNVLKRNAIIALANIGDKSCMELLKDALNDESPMIREYAAWAIIKIDEERGIELVQERILKEKDIDIAEEMKRLIELQRNSNQKILVKKKT, translated from the coding sequence ATGGATTTAAAAGAATACATTATAAATAAGTCTAAGAAGTTAGGTATCGATATAATAGGATTTACAAAAACAGAAAAGTTAAATGATATGGCTAAATTCTTAAGAGATAGAGAAGAAAAAGGATATGATACAGAATTTGAAGAAAAAGATGTTGTTTTAAGAACTAATCCTTTAATTTTGATGCCTGACAGTAGGACAATCATAGCTATTGGTCTTTCATATAATGTTGAATATAAAATGATTTCCTCCAAAGACATAAAATGGCAGGGGGTACTATCTAAATCCTCATGGGGAGAAGATTACCATAAAGTCTTGAGAAGTAAAATGGAGATGTTGGTAAAGGAAATCAGTAAAGTAGTAGACTTCAAATATACTGTTTGTGTAGATACCTCTCCATTAATAGATAGACAAATTGCCATGAGAGCTGGAATTGGCTGGTATGGGAAAAATTGCTCAATAATAAATGATGATTTTGGTTCATTTATTTTTTTAGGATATATTTTAACAGATTTAGAGTTAGAAGAGGATAATAGAGTAGAAGAAAAATGTGGAGATTGTAGACTATGTATAGATGCCTGTCCAGGAGGAGCCATAGAAGAAGGATACATTATAAATACTAAGAGATGTATTTCTTATTTAACTCAGACTAAGGATAGGGTACCTTATGACTTAAGAGAAAAGATGGGGGTAAAGATTTATGGTTGCGATACTTGCCAGCAGGTATGTCCTAAAAACCAAAATATACAGAAAGGCAATAGTGAGGAATTCATACCCAAAACGACAAATGGAGTTGTTAATATAGAAGAAATAATGACTATTTCTAATAAGGAGTTTAAAGGAAAATACGGAACCATGTCAGGAGCTTGGAGAGGTAAAAATGTTCTAAAAAGAAACGCCATTATTGCTTTAGCCAATATTGGAGACAAAAGCTGTATGGAATTACTTAAGGATGCATTAAATGATGAGAGTCCAATGATTAGAGAATATGCAGCTTGGGCAATAATTAAAATTGACGAAGAAAGAGGAATAGAGTTAGTACAGGAAAGAATTTTAAAAGAAAAAGACATAGATATCGCAGAAGAGATGAAAAGACTAATTGAATTACAGAGAAATAGCAATCAAAAAATACTTGTTAAAAAAAAGACTTAA